One window of Acidobacteriota bacterium genomic DNA carries:
- a CDS encoding M20/M25/M40 family metallo-hydrolase, with amino-acid sequence MRQPNRLLLLAVGLTFLAPVLAQIPSTDIFLMDVVAQDGDVGVDQVRRLTDRVGYDNQPKFLPDGRSIVYSSWRDTGTDIYRMDLATGETTVVTGTAEGEYSPTPIPGQNAISYVRDYGDLKQQLWSVNLDDGSFKLLLPDVNPVGYHAWNGSDELLLFVLGEPMTLQVARTGPGAGRHLADSPGRGLSRIPGRDRMSYVDKSAEPWWLTEIDIASGDRRPLVETPTDREDYAWAPDGSVWIADDSRLYRWHEGESAWTEVADLDSHGVRGITRVAFSPDGDRLVVVGARTPEDLAAAYSEPAGRIIGAALTDTEGWKNLDHLATVIGHRLSGSEQLADAITWAATQMESRGLSVRLQPVMVPHWVRGEESARVVTPRPRALPMLGLGMSVGTPEGGITAPVVVVESFEELEAMNPEEIEGKIVVYAVEWIGYGGTVAYRTHGASRAAALGAAAVLVRSATSRSLVTPHTGALRYDGEQPRIPAAAITVEDAEWFKRMKALGQTMTVELKMAARTLPDTESHNVIVEIPGAERPEEVVVMGGHYDSWDVGEGVHDDGAACVAAWQALQIIEDLGLRPRRTLRVVLWTNEENGLRGAKAYREALSDAQLANHVAAIEMDGGNESPVGFGLGLHGVDHKAETPDPEYERALATMEQVVGLLAAIDADRMSRGGGGADISPLTKEGVPGMGLRTVGEHYFDWHHTHADTLDKLDPQNFRKAIALLAVTGYVLADMPERLVDRR; translated from the coding sequence GTGCGCCAACCCAACCGCCTGTTGCTGCTCGCTGTCGGGCTGACCTTCCTGGCGCCCGTGCTGGCCCAGATCCCGTCGACGGACATCTTTCTGATGGATGTCGTTGCTCAAGACGGCGATGTGGGCGTCGATCAGGTGCGTCGGCTGACCGACCGGGTCGGCTACGACAATCAGCCGAAGTTCCTGCCCGACGGCAGGTCGATCGTCTATTCCTCCTGGCGCGATACCGGGACCGATATCTACCGCATGGATCTCGCGACCGGAGAGACGACCGTGGTCACGGGAACCGCCGAGGGGGAGTACTCGCCGACGCCGATTCCGGGTCAGAACGCCATCTCCTACGTCCGGGACTATGGCGACCTGAAGCAGCAGCTGTGGAGCGTCAATCTCGATGACGGGTCGTTCAAGCTTCTCCTACCGGACGTCAATCCGGTGGGCTACCACGCGTGGAACGGCAGCGATGAGCTTCTCCTGTTCGTGTTGGGCGAGCCGATGACGTTGCAGGTCGCCCGAACGGGGCCCGGCGCGGGACGTCATCTCGCCGACTCACCGGGACGGGGTCTGTCGCGGATTCCGGGACGCGACCGGATGAGTTATGTCGACAAATCCGCCGAACCCTGGTGGTTGACGGAGATCGATATCGCAAGCGGCGATCGGCGACCGCTGGTCGAGACACCGACCGATCGGGAGGACTATGCCTGGGCGCCCGACGGGTCGGTCTGGATCGCCGATGACAGCCGTCTGTATCGATGGCACGAGGGTGAGAGTGCATGGACGGAGGTCGCAGATCTCGATTCCCATGGAGTCCGTGGCATCACACGCGTCGCGTTCTCACCGGATGGAGATCGTCTGGTGGTCGTCGGTGCGCGAACCCCCGAGGATCTCGCAGCAGCCTACAGCGAACCGGCGGGACGGATCATCGGTGCCGCCCTGACCGACACCGAGGGTTGGAAGAACCTGGACCATCTGGCGACGGTGATCGGACATCGGTTGAGCGGCTCGGAGCAGCTCGCGGACGCCATCACCTGGGCCGCCACGCAAATGGAGTCCCGGGGTCTTTCCGTACGACTGCAGCCGGTCATGGTGCCCCACTGGGTTCGTGGGGAGGAAAGCGCACGGGTCGTGACACCGCGACCACGCGCGCTTCCAATGCTGGGACTGGGCATGAGCGTCGGAACCCCGGAGGGCGGTATCACAGCGCCGGTGGTTGTCGTCGAGAGTTTCGAGGAACTCGAGGCGATGAACCCCGAGGAGATCGAAGGGAAGATCGTCGTCTACGCAGTGGAGTGGATAGGATACGGCGGGACGGTCGCCTACCGTACCCACGGAGCCTCCCGGGCCGCAGCACTCGGTGCAGCCGCGGTTCTCGTGCGATCGGCGACCTCAAGGAGCCTCGTGACTCCTCACACGGGTGCGCTCCGTTATGACGGCGAGCAGCCGAGGATTCCCGCCGCCGCGATCACAGTCGAGGATGCCGAGTGGTTCAAGCGCATGAAGGCTCTGGGTCAGACCATGACCGTCGAGTTGAAGATGGCGGCCCGAACGCTTCCGGACACCGAGTCCCACAACGTCATCGTCGAGATTCCCGGAGCCGAGCGACCGGAGGAGGTGGTCGTGATGGGTGGTCACTACGACTCGTGGGATGTGGGAGAGGGCGTCCACGATGACGGCGCGGCGTGCGTCGCCGCATGGCAGGCACTCCAGATCATCGAGGATCTCGGACTGCGGCCACGCCGGACTCTCCGGGTCGTCCTCTGGACCAACGAGGAGAACGGCCTGCGCGGGGCGAAGGCCTATCGTGAGGCTCTAAGCGACGCTCAGTTGGCGAATCATGTCGCCGCCATCGAGATGGACGGCGGGAACGAGAGCCCCGTTGGGTTCGGCCTGGGGCTGCACGGAGTCGATCACAAGGCCGAGACGCCGGACCCCGAGTACGAGCGTGCCCTTGCGACGATGGAGCAGGTCGTTGGGCTTCTGGCCGCCATCGATGCCGACAGGATGAGTCGTGGTGGCGGTGGAGCCGACATCAGTCCGCTGACGAAAGAGGGTGTGCCCGGTATGGGCCTCCGTACCGTTGGTGAACACTACTTCGACTGGCACCACACCCACGCCGATACGCTGGACAAGTTGGACCCCCAGAACTTCCGCAAGGCGATCGCCCTGCTGGCCGTGACGGGGTACGTGCTTGCGGATATGCCCGAGCGACTTGTCGATCGTCGCTAG
- a CDS encoding amidohydrolase family protein → MNHTSFVRTGCALAILLIGCVSIQPLVAQESAVLFKNVRIFDGVDSTLTSGNVLVQGDTIAKISTTPIAPPTGATIIDGEGRVLSPGFIDIHAHLTMSRPRDWSYSHPFVTGAVAGDTARDYLDRGFTTIRDAGGTHPDLAKAIEAGLLVGPRVYPSGAIVSQTSGHGDFRRPEAPHPTLGAGRGDPVLGGGLSVLADGVTQTLVAVRENLKAGATQIKIMGGGGVASDYDPIHTLQPSPEEIRAAVQAAGDWGTYVLAHAYTAKAIRRLVDNGVRVIEHGLLIDEETAKLCAEKNVVISTQVAIFSPSKDVPGITGENLRKLRQVQQGQATLIGLIKKYGIRMGFGTDFIFGTHRDIGQEFVARAEHFNAAQIMRQATSESAEIIRMCGKLNRHGNFGEIRVGWKADIVLIDGEPLSDINALRYPQDALPVIMRDGKLHRNELSTP, encoded by the coding sequence ATGAATCACACTTCCTTCGTTCGTACCGGTTGCGCCCTGGCCATCCTGTTGATCGGATGCGTCTCGATCCAACCTCTCGTGGCCCAGGAATCCGCCGTGTTGTTCAAGAACGTCAGGATCTTTGACGGTGTCGATTCCACGCTGACATCCGGCAACGTCCTGGTGCAGGGTGACACGATCGCCAAGATTTCGACGACACCCATCGCCCCACCGACCGGTGCGACGATCATCGACGGCGAGGGGCGAGTCCTCTCGCCAGGGTTCATCGATATTCATGCCCACCTGACCATGTCTCGACCGCGAGACTGGAGCTACAGCCATCCGTTCGTCACCGGTGCGGTCGCCGGTGATACGGCAAGGGACTACCTGGACCGCGGGTTCACGACGATTCGCGACGCGGGAGGCACCCATCCGGACCTGGCCAAGGCCATCGAGGCCGGCCTGCTGGTCGGACCGCGGGTCTACCCTTCCGGTGCGATCGTCTCGCAGACCAGCGGACACGGCGATTTTCGCCGACCGGAAGCGCCCCATCCGACCCTCGGTGCCGGTCGTGGCGATCCGGTGCTTGGCGGTGGCCTGTCGGTGCTCGCCGACGGTGTCACCCAGACGCTCGTGGCGGTACGCGAGAATCTGAAAGCCGGCGCGACGCAGATCAAGATCATGGGTGGCGGCGGTGTTGCGTCCGACTACGACCCGATTCACACGCTCCAACCTTCCCCCGAAGAGATTCGTGCCGCCGTGCAGGCCGCAGGCGACTGGGGCACGTACGTCCTGGCCCATGCCTACACCGCCAAGGCGATCCGACGACTCGTTGATAACGGTGTTCGGGTCATCGAACACGGCCTCCTGATTGACGAAGAGACGGCAAAACTGTGTGCCGAGAAAAACGTCGTGATCAGCACGCAGGTGGCTATTTTTAGCCCGTCGAAGGACGTTCCCGGGATTACCGGCGAGAATCTTCGAAAACTCCGCCAGGTTCAGCAAGGGCAGGCAACCCTGATCGGGCTGATCAAAAAATACGGCATCCGAATGGGCTTCGGCACCGACTTCATCTTCGGCACCCATCGCGACATCGGTCAGGAGTTTGTCGCTCGCGCCGAGCACTTCAACGCCGCACAGATCATGCGGCAAGCGACCTCGGAGAGCGCCGAGATCATTCGCATGTGCGGGAAGCTGAATCGTCACGGAAACTTCGGTGAGATTCGGGTGGGTTGGAAAGCGGATATCGTCTTGATCGACGGCGAACCACTCTCGGACATCAACGCGCTACGTTATCCGCAGGATGCTCTACCGGTGATCATGCGTGACGGAAAACTTCACCGGAACGAACTGTCGACACCCTAG
- a CDS encoding FAD-dependent monooxygenase, with protein sequence MIDFSVPGVNPENHRVVVVGSGPAGLLAAMVLSLNGVRVDLIDRGAPLQERARDLAGFHRTRVPDRESNLLFGEGGAGTYSDGKLYTRVDDALEIPCLQTLVDHGAPEEILFDSRAHIGTDRLHKILPRFRETLVDQGVRFHWRTRLERLLVDPDRSRVLGVGTNNGDLSCDALFLAPGHSARDTLRSLHAQGLEVSAKPFQLGVRIEHPQELINRGRFGEGPEAAILGAASYNLVCRARNDKPATHSFCMCPGGRIVASVNTPGELCTNGMSNSTHSSPFANAAVVTTFGPREFGDGPFAGVEFQERLERSFFDAGGGDFTAPAQHADDFIRGSNTETLRRSSYRMGTTPARIDTLLPGRAYDAIGRALLEFDRKIPGYAGDSGILVGLESRSSGPLRIPRDRETLTATGFENLYPLGEGAGYAGGIMSAAIDGARAARVHLVRIRA encoded by the coding sequence GTGATCGATTTCAGTGTCCCGGGTGTGAATCCGGAGAATCATCGGGTCGTGGTCGTCGGCAGCGGACCGGCGGGACTTCTGGCGGCGATGGTGCTCTCGTTGAACGGCGTCCGGGTCGATCTGATCGATCGAGGGGCACCGCTTCAGGAGCGTGCACGAGACCTTGCCGGTTTCCACCGCACGCGGGTACCGGATCGCGAATCCAATCTGTTGTTTGGCGAGGGCGGTGCGGGCACCTATTCCGACGGCAAGTTGTACACCCGTGTCGACGATGCCCTCGAGATCCCGTGCCTCCAAACTCTGGTCGATCATGGCGCGCCGGAAGAGATTCTATTTGACTCTCGGGCACACATCGGCACGGACCGCCTGCACAAGATCTTGCCGCGATTCCGCGAAACGCTCGTAGACCAGGGGGTTCGATTTCACTGGCGAACACGCCTGGAGCGTCTGCTGGTGGACCCCGATAGGTCTCGGGTCCTCGGTGTAGGAACGAACAACGGCGACCTCTCTTGTGATGCGCTGTTCCTCGCACCGGGTCACAGCGCAAGAGACACGCTGCGCTCCCTCCATGCACAGGGCCTTGAAGTCTCCGCCAAGCCATTCCAACTGGGCGTTCGAATCGAACATCCCCAGGAGTTGATCAATCGCGGTCGGTTCGGAGAGGGGCCGGAAGCGGCGATCCTCGGTGCCGCCTCGTACAACCTCGTGTGCCGCGCACGGAACGATAAGCCCGCGACTCACTCGTTCTGCATGTGTCCAGGAGGTCGAATCGTGGCGAGTGTCAATACGCCGGGCGAACTGTGTACAAACGGAATGAGCAACTCGACTCACTCGTCACCGTTCGCCAACGCCGCCGTCGTCACCACCTTTGGACCGCGTGAATTTGGCGATGGCCCGTTCGCCGGCGTCGAGTTCCAGGAACGACTCGAGCGATCGTTCTTCGATGCGGGGGGTGGAGACTTCACCGCGCCCGCCCAGCACGCCGACGACTTCATTCGCGGTTCGAACACCGAAACTTTGCGTCGCTCCAGCTATCGAATGGGCACGACCCCCGCTCGAATCGACACGTTGCTACCCGGGCGAGCCTACGATGCAATCGGACGCGCCCTACTGGAGTTCGATCGGAAGATCCCCGGCTATGCCGGCGATTCGGGAATCCTCGTGGGGCTCGAGTCCCGCAGCTCGGGTCCGTTGCGGATCCCGCGGGATCGCGAGACGTTGACCGCCACCGGCTTCGAGAACCTCTATCCACTGGGCGAAGGGGCCGGCTACGCCGGCGGCATCATGAGCGCTGCCATCGACGGGGCTCGGGCCGCGCGTGTCCACCTGGTGCGAATTCGTGCTTGA